A region of bacterium DNA encodes the following proteins:
- a CDS encoding ABC transporter permease has product MKSILKRLKNKNFFSYCSFWIIIFLYFLAIMADFISPYPYNKQFRDYPLCPPTRIHFFDHNKNFHLRPFVYEIKLVNPALNQYEIVKEKICPIYFFVKGEKRKILGIFNSERYLFGTKEGKIFLFGTDMHGRDIFSRILYGARISLSIGIIGVSISFFFGFLIGGISGYFGGKIDNILMRLVEIFMMFPAFYLMLSLRAVFPLNLSSFQIYLLIVIILSLIGWAGLARIIRGMVLSIKEEEYVLAARALGVSTFKIIFKHIIPNTFSYSITAITLSIPGYILGESTLSLLGLGIQEPYPSWGNMLSVCIGNLRVLSSAPWMLTPGFFIFLTIICFNFLGDGLRDVLDPKNW; this is encoded by the coding sequence ATGAAAAGTATTTTAAAGAGATTAAAAAATAAAAATTTTTTTTCATACTGTTCTTTCTGGATAATTATTTTCCTTTATTTTTTAGCAATAATGGCGGATTTTATATCTCCTTACCCCTATAATAAACAGTTCAGAGATTATCCATTATGTCCTCCAACAAGGATACACTTTTTTGACCATAATAAAAATTTTCATTTAAGACCATTTGTTTATGAAATAAAACTTGTGAATCCTGCTTTAAATCAATATGAAATTGTTAAAGAAAAAATATGTCCAATTTATTTCTTTGTTAAAGGGGAGAAAAGAAAAATACTTGGGATATTTAATTCAGAAAGATATCTGTTTGGAACAAAAGAGGGTAAAATTTTTCTTTTTGGTACAGATATGCACGGAAGAGATATTTTTTCAAGAATTTTATATGGAGCAAGAATTTCACTCTCAATTGGCATAATAGGTGTTTCCATATCTTTTTTCTTTGGTTTTTTAATAGGTGGAATTTCTGGATATTTTGGAGGAAAAATTGATAATATTTTAATGCGTCTTGTTGAAATTTTTATGATGTTTCCTGCTTTTTATTTGATGCTTTCTTTAAGGGCTGTTTTTCCTTTAAATCTTTCTTCTTTTCAAATATATCTTTTAATCGTAATAATTTTGAGTTTGATTGGCTGGGCTGGACTTGCAAGAATTATAAGGGGTATGGTTCTGTCAATAAAAGAAGAAGAATATGTTCTTGCAGCAAGAGCACTTGGAGTTTCAACTTTTAAAATTATTTTTAAACATATAATACCTAATACTTTTTCATATTCAATAACTGCCATTACATTATCCATTCCTGGCTATATACTTGGAGAATCAACTTTAAGTTTACTCGGACTGGGAATTCAAGAACCATATCCAAGTTGGGGAAATATGCTTTCTGTCTGTATTGGAAATTTAAGAGTTTTATCAAGTGCTCCATGGATGTTAACACCTGGATTTTTCATATTTCTCACAATTATATGTTTCAATTTTCTTGGAGATGGATTAAGAGATGTTCTTGACCCAAAAAACTGGTAA